The Marinomonas sp. CT5 genome contains the following window.
TACCGAATACACCTCAGATAAACCTTCAATGGAAGCGAGCTTTTCGGCGACTTGGTTGATGTGCTTTTTCTCAACAGAAAGCATGATGATAGCAGTAACCATGAGAGATCCTCTTCATATTGTTGATGGACGCTGGTGCTTTAAAATATGACGGTCAGCGTTTAGTAGGGGGATTAAAGCACCTTAAGTGATGATTTACAAAGGCACAAATTAGCTAGCTTGGGTTAGGTTTGTGCCTAAGTTCAATTCCACCTCGAATCCATCTTTTTTTCCATTCGCGGGAGACCGAAGTTCTAAGGTTATCCCTGCTCCTTTGGCAATTGCATCGACAATCGCCAGTCCCAGACCGGAGCCAGGCGCCGTTGTATTGGCTCGCACAAATCGATTACGTAATAAAGCGAGATCTTGCGGTGCAACTAAGTCACACTCGTTTACCACTCGCAACCTGCCGTCTGCTTGCAAATTGACATCCACTGGATGATTGGAGCGGCCATGTTTGAGCGCATTTTCAATTAAGTTACGCGCGAGAATGGCAAAGGCATCTGGGTCTAATAGCGAGTTAATCTCATTTTTTGCTAAAGTTAATTTAATCCGTTCTGGGAATTGACGACTAAAGTCACCCACTATCATCTTCAATATAGGCACAAGATTATTTGGCTGTTGTGAAATAGCGCCACCACCTTCTGCCTTTGCTAATTCGAGTAATTTTTCAGACTGCTTTGATAAACTTTTGAGCGAGTTTTCAACATCTGTGATTTGCGTTTTTAATGGCTCGTCTGTTGCCGCCGACTTGATGCGTTGTACCTTGGCCAATGCTGTCGCCAGTGGCGTACGTAATTCATGGGCACTGTTGGCGGTAAAGCTGCGTTCAGCTTCTAATGTGCGGCGGAGTCGTTCGAGCAAGCGATTGACCGCTACCGCGATAGGTTTAAATTCTTTGGGGAGTTTTTCCATTTCCACTGGAGATAAATTCCCTGCACCACGCTCTGCAATATCGAATTGAAATACGGCGACTTTTCGAAGAGATAAGCGAATGATCCACCAAATGCCAAATAAACTAATGGGCGCAAGGAATAATAAGGGGAGTAGTAAGGCAATACCTGCTTCAATAAGGTCTTCATTTCTTCGGGCCAGCTGCTCGGCAACTTGAATATAAACTCGATTATCTAGTGTCGAGGTTGTGTATATTCGGTGACTTTCTGTGTTTGAGAAGCCCATTTGTAGCGAGCCGTTAAATACTTTCGGATTGGCATCCTTAGAATGAAAAAGAACATTTCCGTGCTGGTCTTTGATGGTATAAGTTAGGTATTCGTCATCATTTTCTCTTGTTGGGATTTCTTGACTATTGTCTTTCTTTTTCTGTAATGAATCGCTAATCACCAAAGGTAGAATTTGCAGAGCAGATTTTTTCAGCGCTTTATCAAAAGACTCATTCATCTCTTTTTGAACGACTAGACCTGAGCTAATAGCACCAAATAGCCACAATAATGAAACCCCTATAGTCAAACCTATACTGAGGCTTTTCTTTAAACTAGCGTTAGTGCTCATAAGTCTCCAAGCGATAGCCCATGTTTCTGACGGTAATAATGACATCTCGACCCAGTTTCTTGCGTAAGCGACTGATGTAAACTTCAATGGTGTTGCTCTCGATTTCAGCGCCAAATTGGTATAAGCGGTCTTCAAGTTGCGAGCGAGACAATAGTGTTCCTGGACGTTGTACTAACCCTTCGAATAGCGCCCATTCACGCGCGGTTAATTCCACAGGTAGGCCGTTTGCCTTGATGCGATGCTCTCCCAAATCTATTTCTAAATGTCCCAATTTGACAAGAGGATTTGGATCGCCACGATACCGTCGAGCAACGGCTCCGACACGAGCAGACAATTCAGAAAGGTCAAAAGGCTTGATTAAATAGTCGTCTGCTCCAGCGTTCAGACCCTCAATTCGGTCCGACACCTGATCGCGAGCAGTGAGAATGATTACGGGGGTTGAGTTTCCTGATTTTCTAAGACTTTTTAGAAAATCAAAACCATTGCCATCCGGTAACATTAGATCGAGCAATACCAGATCGTAGCTTGTTGCTTGCACACTGGCTTCGGCAAAGTTCAA
Protein-coding sequences here:
- a CDS encoding ATP-binding protein yields the protein MSTNASLKKSLSIGLTIGVSLLWLFGAISSGLVVQKEMNESFDKALKKSALQILPLVISDSLQKKKDNSQEIPTRENDDEYLTYTIKDQHGNVLFHSKDANPKVFNGSLQMGFSNTESHRIYTTSTLDNRVYIQVAEQLARRNEDLIEAGIALLLPLLFLAPISLFGIWWIIRLSLRKVAVFQFDIAERGAGNLSPVEMEKLPKEFKPIAVAVNRLLERLRRTLEAERSFTANSAHELRTPLATALAKVQRIKSAATDEPLKTQITDVENSLKSLSKQSEKLLELAKAEGGGAISQQPNNLVPILKMIVGDFSRQFPERIKLTLAKNEINSLLDPDAFAILARNLIENALKHGRSNHPVDVNLQADGRLRVVNECDLVAPQDLALLRNRFVRANTTAPGSGLGLAIVDAIAKGAGITLELRSPANGKKDGFEVELNLGTNLTQAS
- a CDS encoding response regulator transcription factor, whose translation is MRVLLIEDTTGLGEAVRDQICDDGHAVDWVQSLNFAEASVQATSYDLVLLDLMLPDGNGFDFLKSLRKSGNSTPVIILTARDQVSDRIEGLNAGADDYLIKPFDLSELSARVGAVARRYRGDPNPLVKLGHLEIDLGEHRIKANGLPVELTAREWALFEGLVQRPGTLLSRSQLEDRLYQFGAEIESNTIEVYISRLRKKLGRDVIITVRNMGYRLETYEH